In Pyxidicoccus trucidator, a genomic segment contains:
- a CDS encoding DNA gyrase/topoisomerase IV subunit A, with protein MLAEAETKTRKKQGAGGGGGGGGAAGAGGGGGENSVPASLADEARRRYINYALSVITSRALPDVRDGLKPVQRRILFGMYHDHRLTHEAKYQKSAKVVGSVMGQYHPHGDASIYEALVRMAQDFSLRYPLVDGHGNFGSMDGDGAAAMRYTECRLAALASELLTELGKKTVPFRATYDGSLQEPVVIPARVPQLLMNGTTGIAVGMATNIPPHHLGELVDALVALIENPNLVTKDLLKWVKGPDFPTGAQVLNSKPELREIYETGQGSIRIRGEYKLEELKRGGQLIIITSIPYTVNKSTLVAKIGDLVRERKMPLITDVRDESTKEVRIVLELKKDANPELVMAYLYKQTPLQTNFGVNLTCLVPNEDNPEVCTPQRLDLKAILWHFLVFRNEVVRKRFEHELGELLRRVHILEGFEKVYDALDEMIKIIRASEGKQDAAKKLIARFKLDEVQVDAILEMKLYKLARLEILVVQEELKEKRAAIKRIQGILKSKEKVWSVVRDELLELKTQYGDKRRTRIGGAGSEELEFNEESFIADEDAHVVLTRDGWLKRVREVKDPASTRLREGDAVMAVLAGSLKANLVLFSNFGTAYVTRFNDVPASTGYGEPVQKFFKFDDGERVVSALSLDARLPRHEKLLGVTKHGLGMRFLLEPHLEASTRAGRRYAKTGEGDEIIGVQPVGEKDLVAVLTRKTSALVCKVAEVNELAGPGKGVTVIKVDEGDAVVDFLAVKPNEKDAKLEFETQKGRQLHLSPAKYEVTGRGGKGHEMSKRDAVEKVARPIAFIQLPEKKE; from the coding sequence ATGCTCGCAGAAGCCGAAACGAAGACGCGAAAGAAGCAGGGGGCCGGGGGTGGTGGCGGTGGCGGCGGCGCGGCGGGGGCCGGTGGTGGTGGTGGGGAGAATTCCGTTCCGGCCTCGCTGGCCGACGAAGCGCGTCGCCGGTACATCAACTACGCCCTGTCCGTCATCACCTCGCGCGCCCTGCCCGACGTGCGCGACGGCCTCAAGCCGGTGCAGCGCCGCATCCTCTTCGGCATGTACCACGACCACCGGCTGACGCATGAGGCCAAGTACCAGAAGTCCGCCAAGGTGGTCGGCAGCGTCATGGGCCAGTACCACCCCCACGGCGACGCCTCCATCTACGAGGCCCTGGTGCGCATGGCGCAGGACTTCTCCCTGCGCTACCCGCTGGTGGACGGCCACGGCAACTTCGGCTCCATGGACGGCGATGGCGCCGCGGCCATGCGCTACACCGAGTGCCGCCTGGCGGCCCTGGCCAGCGAGCTGCTGACCGAGCTGGGCAAGAAGACGGTCCCCTTCCGGGCCACCTATGACGGCTCGCTCCAGGAGCCCGTCGTCATCCCCGCCCGCGTGCCGCAGCTGTTGATGAACGGCACCACCGGCATCGCCGTGGGCATGGCCACCAACATCCCGCCCCACCACCTGGGCGAGCTGGTGGACGCGCTGGTGGCCCTCATCGAGAACCCGAACCTCGTCACCAAGGACCTGCTCAAGTGGGTCAAGGGGCCGGACTTCCCCACCGGCGCGCAGGTGCTCAACAGCAAGCCCGAGCTGCGCGAAATCTACGAGACGGGCCAGGGCAGCATCCGCATCCGCGGGGAGTACAAGCTGGAGGAGCTGAAGCGCGGCGGCCAGCTCATCATCATCACCTCCATCCCCTACACGGTGAACAAGTCCACCCTGGTGGCCAAGATTGGCGACCTGGTGCGCGAGCGGAAGATGCCGCTCATCACCGACGTGCGCGACGAGTCCACCAAGGAGGTGCGAATCGTCCTGGAGCTGAAGAAGGACGCCAACCCCGAGCTGGTGATGGCGTACCTCTACAAGCAGACGCCGCTCCAGACGAACTTCGGCGTCAACCTCACCTGCCTCGTCCCCAACGAGGACAACCCCGAGGTCTGCACCCCGCAGCGGTTGGACCTCAAGGCCATCCTCTGGCACTTCCTGGTCTTCCGGAACGAGGTCGTCCGCAAGCGCTTCGAGCACGAGCTGGGCGAGCTGCTGCGGCGCGTCCACATCCTCGAGGGCTTCGAGAAGGTCTACGACGCGCTCGACGAGATGATCAAGATCATCCGCGCGTCCGAGGGCAAGCAGGACGCGGCGAAGAAGCTCATCGCCCGCTTCAAGCTGGATGAGGTCCAGGTGGACGCCATCCTGGAGATGAAGCTCTACAAGCTGGCCCGACTCGAAATCCTCGTCGTCCAGGAAGAGCTCAAGGAGAAGCGCGCGGCCATCAAGCGCATCCAGGGCATCCTCAAGAGCAAGGAGAAGGTCTGGAGCGTCGTCCGGGACGAGCTGCTCGAGCTGAAGACGCAGTACGGCGACAAGCGCCGCACCCGCATCGGCGGCGCGGGCTCCGAGGAGCTGGAGTTCAACGAGGAGTCCTTCATCGCCGACGAGGACGCCCACGTCGTCCTCACCCGTGACGGGTGGCTCAAGCGCGTGCGCGAGGTGAAGGACCCCGCCTCCACCCGCCTGCGCGAGGGCGACGCCGTCATGGCGGTGCTGGCCGGCAGCCTCAAGGCCAACCTGGTGCTGTTCAGCAACTTCGGCACCGCGTACGTCACCCGCTTCAACGACGTGCCCGCCTCCACGGGCTACGGCGAGCCGGTGCAGAAGTTCTTCAAGTTCGACGACGGCGAGCGGGTGGTGTCCGCCCTGTCGCTGGACGCGCGCCTGCCCCGCCACGAGAAGCTCCTGGGCGTGACGAAGCACGGCCTGGGCATGCGCTTCCTGCTGGAGCCGCACCTGGAGGCCTCCACCCGCGCCGGCCGCCGCTACGCGAAGACGGGCGAGGGCGACGAAATCATCGGCGTGCAGCCGGTGGGCGAGAAGGACCTGGTCGCCGTGCTCACCCGCAAGACGAGCGCCCTGGTGTGCAAGGTGGCGGAGGTGAATGAGCTGGCGGGGCCCGGCAAGGGCGTCACCGTCATCAAGGTGGACGAGGGCGACGCGGTGGTGGACTTCCTCGCCGTCAAGCCGAACGAGAAGGACGCGAAGCTGGAGTTCGAGACGCAGAAGGGCCGCCAGCTGCACCTGTCCCCGGCGAAGTACGAGGTGACGGGCCGCGGCGGCAAGGGCCACGAGATGTCGAAGCGCGACGCGGTGGAGAAGGTGGCCCGGCCCATCGCCTTCATCCAGTTGCCTGAGAAGAAGGAGTAG